One window from the genome of Luteithermobacter gelatinilyticus encodes:
- a CDS encoding DUF3035 domain-containing protein, translating to MTNKLLLSGAAFMVMLLAACSGKDAPDEFLVLRNPALVVPPEYHLRPPGDDTEVSGTYTPEQLARQALFGR from the coding sequence GTGACGAATAAACTTCTTTTGAGTGGGGCGGCATTTATGGTGATGCTTCTGGCAGCTTGCAGCGGCAAGGATGCGCCCGATGAGTTTCTGGTTCTGCGCAATCCGGCATTGGTTGTCCCGCCGGAATATCATTTGCGCCCGCCGGGGGACGATACGGAAGTCTCCGGCACCTATACGCCTGAACAACTGGCCCGGCAGGCGCTTTTCGGGCGTTAG
- the lspA gene encoding signal peptidase II encodes MFIRGVALALAVFLIDRASKWWFLDIFRLPEKGVVEILPVFNVVMVWNRGVSFGLFSAESDTGRWALVALTSAIVLALLFWLKSVPSRLAMVAIGLVIGGALGNIYDRVVFGAVADFFQFHWGDWSFAIFNVADAFISTGAALLVWDAFFRQGTTGRKKHDTENGTKQK; translated from the coding sequence ATGTTTATCCGGGGGGTCGCATTGGCTCTGGCCGTGTTTCTGATCGACCGGGCCAGCAAATGGTGGTTCCTGGATATTTTCCGCCTGCCGGAAAAAGGGGTGGTGGAAATCCTGCCGGTCTTTAATGTGGTTATGGTATGGAATCGGGGGGTGAGCTTTGGATTGTTCAGCGCCGAAAGCGATACCGGACGCTGGGCACTGGTGGCTTTGACCAGCGCCATTGTGCTGGCGTTGCTGTTTTGGCTCAAATCCGTGCCGTCTCGTCTCGCTATGGTGGCAATAGGGCTTGTCATTGGCGGCGCATTGGGTAACATTTACGACCGGGTCGTGTTTGGGGCCGTAGCGGATTTTTTCCAGTTCCACTGGGGAGACTGGTCTTTCGCCATTTTTAATGTGGCGGATGCGTTTATCTCCACCGGGGCCGCCCTTTTGGTGTGGGATGCCTTTTTCCGGCAGGGGACCACGGGCCGAAAGAAACACGATACGGAAAACGGGACGAAACAAAAGTGA